A genomic segment from Chanos chanos chromosome 2, fChaCha1.1, whole genome shotgun sequence encodes:
- the n4bp1 gene encoding NEDD4-binding protein 1, translating into MRSSSKSNGKYRLRYSQNSRMSTSRPLLGMRRITEETCAEPPGNRRSPSANKPQSDLLTVDEFTVPEDKEADLKCAKPRVEQVFQVAFTIIGLLDYTGAHGSKASRQIWLQLKGKKEDVSKAKEYVKGLCDPELQEEERYPTDMHCIFAGARGLFLDRLLRDTSAEVQVLEPGLLRLLGRAESVVMAQSRVQQFVALFQEKRSLPAERESAVKRTFKTFVEDRADKYAMELLLLPSALKEELLGLAQSPTQPGGTVDLEQDRSQTSTPVTDLSNRILDTTFEERPTLPPPPPDVILNGRPSYKRRSSESELRDTKRQYSLERREGEQEREQRHHRDGSQTRAKTPGVKPDTATMALQDPREGSEDGEAVSPETNLRCLVNFFRTMGYQQEVVEKVIRETGQTEDTFLLLERIEEEIKRSHGGARGSTRTPDPSSSSSASSTISSSTRPRERDKVQNRALADIKLKENIKPPSSNGLAQKSPASSRVLLPTTLKRSNGLQNDIYEVITIDDGNDTMESVSEAKSRTVGPLDFKTDPKMDYLPRGGSQTMGPLRMETVTALRSASSQGLPIAPETRPGCSYQTLSGRVPLPRTEPPAPPKPAPLTGVYRFQQSLLTPYRLVLPNEPGNPELRHIVIDGSNVAMAHGLNRIFSCRGIAIAVEAFWRRGHREITVFVPQWRQKRDPNITEQHFLNELEDLRLLSFTPSREVCGQRISSHDDRFLLHLAEKTGGVIVTNDNLREFVTQSDAWKRIIQERLLQFTFVEDHFMIPDDPLGKHGPPLEVFLRKDHRDSRHTPVTPSLRSDLRTTHPAYVQALQSTAHSPFPPQSKPPSHWPHSGPPDWHPPRPSSSPPPQRSPAETSELKRKLYDIFPDQKQRIDRILNDNPYMRDLNALSGLLLG; encoded by the exons ATGAGGAGTTCTTCAAAGAGTAACGGAAAATACAGACTTAGATATTCCCAAAACAGCAGAATGTCAACATCCAGGCCTCTCCTCGGGATGAGACGGATCACCGAGGAAACCTGCGCGGAACCTCCGGGAAACCGACGCTCTCCCTCCGCTAACAAACCACAGTCCGATTTGCTGACTGTAGATGAGTTTACGGTGCCAGAAGATAAGGAGGCCGATCTGAAATGTGCCAAGCCCCGAGTAGAGCAAGTTTTCCAAGTGGCTTTTACAATTATCGGTCTTTTGGACTACACCGGAGCCCACGGAAGTAAAGCTTCAAGGCAGATTTGGCTGCAGCTAAAGGGGAAGAAGGAGGATGTGTCGAAGGCAAAG gAATATGTTAAGGGTTTGTGTGATCCTGAGTTGCAGGAAGAGGAACGCTACcccacagacatgcactgcatTTTTGCCGGCGCCCGCGGCCTCTTCCTGGACCGGTTGCTAAGAGACACCAGCGCCGAGGTTCAGGTTCTGGAGCCGGGCCTCCTGAGGCTTTTGGGACGTGCAGAATCAGTTGTCATGGCGCAAAGCAGAGTTCAGCAGTTTGTCGCGTTATTCCAGGAAAAACGCAGCTTGCCCGCAGAAAGAGAATCGGCGGTCAAACGGACCTTTAAGACGTTTGTGGAGGACCGGGCGGATAAATACGCCATGGAACTGCTCCTGCTGCCCAGTGCGCTGAAGGAGGAGCTCTTGGGACTAGCTCAAAGTCCCACACAGCCTGGTGGGACTGTAGACTTGGAGCAGGACCGTTCTCAGACTAGCACACCAGTCACTGATCTCTCCAACCGCATCTTAGACACCACCTTCGAGGAGAGGCCTACTCTCCCACCACCCCCACCTGACGTGATCCTCAACGGACGACCTTCTTACAAGCGCCGGTCGTCCGAGAGTGAACTTAGAGACACTAAGAGGCAGTACTCGCTGGAGCGGCgggagggagagcaggagagggagcagagacaTCATCGCGATGGCAGTCAAACGCGTGCCAAAACGCCGGGAGTCAAGCCAGACACTGCCACGATGGCACTACAGGACCCCCGCGAGGGATCAGAGGACGGTGAAGCAGTCAGTCCTGAGACGAACCTGCGCTGCTTGGTCAACTTCTTCAGGACCATGGGTTACCAGCAGGAGGTGGTGGAGAAGGTGATACgtgagacaggacagacagaggacacgTTTCTTCTACTTGAGCGAATCGAAGAGGAGATCAAACGGAGTCATGGAGGAGCGCGCGGCTCCACCCGTACACCTGACCCCTCGTCCTCCTCTTCCGCCTCCAGCACCATCTCATCGTCCACAAGgcccagagaaagagacaaggtACAGAACAGAGCTCTAGCAGACATCAAATTGAAAGAGAACATTAAGCCCCCCAGCAGTAATGGATTGGCCCAGAAGAGCCCGGCCAGCAGCAGAGTGCTGCTTCCAACCACGCTGAAGAGGAGCAATGGACTACAGAATGACATTTACGAGGTCATCACCATCGATGACGGCAATGACACTATGGAAAGCGTATCCGAAGCCAAGTCCCGGACAGTGGGGCCTCTGGACTTTAAAACAGACCCCAAGATGGACTACCTTCCACGGGGAGGCAGTCAGACGATGGGTCCACTGAGGATGGAGACTGTAACAGCCCTCAGGAGCGCCTCCTCCCAGGGACTCCCTATAGCCCCAGAGACACGACCTGGCTGCTCATACCAGACCTTGTCTGGTAGAGTACCCTTGCCCCGCACTGAACCTCCAGCACCCCCGAAACCCGCACCCCTCACAGGGGTCTACCGCTTCCAGCAGTCCCTGCTGACACCGTATCGGCTCGTGCTGCCAAATGAGCCCGGCAACCCAGAATTACGGCACATCGTCATCGACGGGAGCAACGTGGCTATGGC ACACGGGCTCAATCGCATTTTCTCCTGCCGGGGAATAGCAATCGCCGTGGAGGCATTTTGGAGACGAGGCCATCGGGAGATCACCGTATTCGTGccacagtggagacagaagagagatCCTAACAtcacag AGCAACACTTTCTGAATGAGCTGGAAGACTTGCGTCTGCTCTCCTTCACACCCTCCAGAGaagtgtgtggacagaggaTCTCCTCCCATGACGACAG gtttCTACTGCATCTGGCTGAGAAAACAGGGGGTGTCATCGTAACCAATGACAACCTGAGGGAGTTTGTGACCCAGTCAGACGCTTGGAAAAGAATCATTCAAGAGAG ACTCCTACAGTTCACCTTTGTTGAAGATCACTTTATGATCCCAGATGACCCATTGGGAAAGCACGGGCCACCGCTGGAGGTATTCTTACGGAAAGATCACAGAGACAGCAG ACACACTCCAGTTACCCCATCACTGCGATCAGACCTCCGCACCACCCATCCAGCCTACGTCCAAGCCCTCCAGTCCACAGCTCACTCCCCCTTTCCGCCGCAGTCCAAACCGCCGTCGCACTGGCCTCACTCCGGCCCCCCCGACTGGCACCCCCCTCGCCCCTCCTCTTCGCCGCCCCCTCAGCGCTCGCCAGCGGAGACCAGCGAACTAAAGAGGAAGCTTTACGACATTTTTCCCGACCAAAAGCAACGCATCGACCGCATTCTAAATGACAACCCTTACATGAGAGACCTCAACGCACTGTCAGGCCTGCTGCTTGgatga